Part of the Sandaracinaceae bacterium genome, GAGCGTGGAGTCGGCGGCCGCCGCTCAGTGATCCGAACTCCGAGCGTCCCGCGAGGACGCGCGGACATGACGAAGGCAACGAGGGCCCCGCGAGGGGCCCTTTGCCGTTGCGCACGCAGTCGTCTCGATCACTCCGCCTGCGGCCCTTCCACTCCCACCGTCGGCTCACGCGGGATGCCGACTGGCTCCCCGGCGACCGCGCGCAGGCTCCCCGCAATGGAGCAGTCCTGCGCGCCGCTTCGGCTCAAGTCGGCCTCACTCGGCCAGGGACCTCGGCCCTCGCCGATGCGCACTGGGAGGAGCCGACCCGACGCACGCGTCCTCGTCGACATCAGCAGCGTGTCACGCTGGAGATCGTAGACGTAGGCGTCCACCGTGCCACTCCAACGCCCCTCACGCGTAACGAGCAAGAGGAGGTAGTCGCTCCGGAGCATCGAGCGCACCAGGGGCACGTCACGGAGCAGGCGGCGGTTCATTTCGTCCTCGAGGACGCGCAGCCGCATCGTGTCTTCTTCGTCGCGGATGGCGTGTACCCACGCGGGCGCGAGGAACTGCGCGAGGTCGTAGAGACCCCGCGCGCTGACCGGGCTCACACCCAAGCAGCGCGTGATGGCATCGCGCTCCATCTGGCGCACGCTGGTGGCAATCGCATCAGGGTCGGCGGCGTCTGCCGCTTCGATGCGCAGGTAAAGCCCGCGCCAGTCGTGCATCTCGGACCAACGAAAGCCCTCGGCGGCAAAGGTGTCGGGCCCGGCTTCACGGCCCGCTGCGTCCATCACCCAGCCATCGAGGCGTCTCACGAAGGCGTTGACCTCCGCCGCCGTCGGCTGGGCCTCCGACTCGTAGCGGGCCAGGAGCTCCGCTCGTAGAGACTCGCGCGCCCGCACGCGACCGTAGATCTGGACCAGGAAGAAACCCGCCACGGCGAGGAGGCCCAGCGCGAACACGCCCCAGCGCCGGTTCGGGGCGAACGCGCGTCGGGGCTCGGCTTGGTAGCGGGCCGGCCTCAGATCCTCGGGCAGGTCCGCGCGCTCGCTCGCTCGCGTGACGTCTTGGTCGTCGGACATCGGACTACCTCAAACGAAACGGGCGCCCCTCGGCGGACCGGGGTGCGCCCGTGTGGGTCGCTCTGACAGGGTGCCTGTGCGACAGGGTCAGTGCTCGGGAGCGGGCGGGGGGCCCTCCTCACCGGAGCCGTTCACGGCGAAGCTGATGTTCGGGAAGCCCGCCTGAGCGATCGAGAACATCACCTTCTTGATGACACGGAAGTCCACGTTGAGGTCGCACTGGATGATGACCATGCCCGGGAAGTCTTGACCGGGGTGGAGCACCTGCCAGTTCTGCTTCACCGTGTTGAGGTTCTGGATGAGCTGCTCGATGCGGCTCACGTCGGCGTTGGCCGCCAGGGTGGCCGCGTCCGCCACACGAGTTCCGTCGAGGGTCACGGCGCGGTCATCGATGGCGATGATGGGCGCGACCTCGAGCGGCGTGGCGTGCTGCGCGGTGGGCAGCGTGATGCTGGCCTGCTGCGCGACGAGCTCACCCGAAGCCGAGAACGACATGAGCAAGAAGACGACGAGCGTGATCAAGAAGTCGATGAAGGGTACGAGCGGGATGCTCTGGTCGACACCCTTCTTGCCGCCACCGGCCACCTTCTCGTGCACGAAGT contains:
- a CDS encoding biopolymer transporter ExbD, which codes for MAIAKPGKVLLHKIPLHFVHEKVAGGGKKGVDQSIPLVPFIDFLITLVVFLLMSFSASGELVAQQASITLPTAQHATPLEVAPIIAIDDRAVTLDGTRVADAATLAANADVSRIEQLIQNLNTVKQNWQVLHPGQDFPGMVIIQCDLNVDFRVIKKVMFSIAQAGFPNISFAVNGSGEEGPPPAPEH